A window of Heliomicrobium undosum genomic DNA:
AGTGGGAAAGGAGCTTGTTTTGTTTACCTCTCTTACCGGGCGGGAGGTGGCCCTGTTCGTAGATCGGCGGGGACGAGTGGTCGATCTGGTCGTTGGCGACGCCCACACGGTGGTGATGATGGACCACGACATCCGCCGGGGAACGCGGCGCCTGGCCGGTGTTCGCTGCATCCACACCCATCCGGGAAACAGCCCGCATTTAAGCGATGTCGATCTGTCGGCCCTTCGTCAATTGCGCCTCGACTGCATGGCGGTGATCGCCGCTGCGGAACCCCATCGCGGCTCTGCGGCCTATCTCTCCCCCGACGGCGAAAGCGCCATTGAGACGGTCGGGCCGCTAAGGTATGAAAAGCTCTGCGCCTTCCCCTGGCGGGAGACGGTGCGCCTCTATGAAAAGAGCGCATCGTCTGTCGAGACGACGGCGACGGGTGCGGAGAAAGAGCGGGCTTTTCTCATCGGACTGGAGGAAACCGCTGCTGGGGAGGAACCACCGCTCGAGGAACTCGCCCAACTGGCCGAAACGGCTGGGGCTGTCGTCGTCGGGCGGATGACGCAGCGCATGGAGCGGCCTGATCGCGCCACCTATCTAGGTTCGGGAAAAATCCGGGAACTGACACTGGCCCTGCAGGTGACTCGCGCCGATCTGCTGATCGTCGATGAAGAGTTGTTGCCGGCTCAGCAACGGCGGCTGGAAAGCCTCACCGGCATCCGGGTCGTCGACCGGACAGCCGTCATCCTGGACATCTTCGCCAGCCGGGCCCGGACAAGGGAGGGCAAACTGCAGGTGGAACTGGCCCAACTGCAGTACCTGCTGCCGCGATTGACCGGTCAGGGTCAGGCTTTATCCCGTCTTGGCGGCGGCATCGGCACACGCGGACCCGGAGAAACAAAGCTGGAGACGGATCGGCGCCACCTGCGGCGGCGGATGAGCGAGTTGGAAGGTGAACTCAATCATGTCCGCCATCACCGGGAACGACTGCGCCACTCCCGGCAGCGTTCGGATCTGCCTCTGATTTCCATGGTCGGCTATACGAACGCCGGTAAGTCGACCTTAAGCAGTCTTCTGGTGGCTCGTTTTGCTCCCCTCGGGGGACCGAGCCCTGCTGGAGAAGACAAGCTCTTCGCCACCTTGGATCCGACGACACGAAGAATCCGGCTGCCCGGCGAGCAGGATGTGCTGATTTCCGATACGGTCGGCTTCATTCGCAAGCTGCCTCACTCGCTGGTGCGGGCCTTCCGGGCCACCTTGGAGGAGATTGTGGCCGCCGACCTGCTGTTGCATGTCGTGGATGCCTCCCATCCGGCGGCGGTGGAACAGATGCGGACCGTGGAAGCGGTGCTCGCCGAGATCGGCGCCGGGGAGAAGCCGGTCCTGACGGTGCTAAACAAAATCGATCGGTTACAGCCCGGCGGGATGGATGCCTTGTTGCGCCCGCCCGACCCGTGGGTCGCCCTTTCTGCCCATACAGGAGAGGGCGTTGACGGCCTTTTGGAGAAAATAGCCCGGCTGTTGCCGGATGATCGCGTCACCGTAGACGTGCTGATCCCCTATGACCAGGGAAAACAGATTGATCACTTGTACCGGATCGGGGTTGTTCGCGAACTGACCTATGAGGCAGAAGGCGTCCGCATCCGGGCCGATGTGCCGAAGGTTTATGCCGGAGCACTGCTGGGCAGGCAGATGACCGTTCCTGAAGAAACATAAATGGGAAGAAACGATGAAACTGGTAGAAGCGATGAACGGGGAGAATCAATAAAATTGGAAGCAACAAAGAAACAGGAAGACTGTGCGAATCCGGTATGCGCCGACAATGGCCTCATCGCGAGCCTGTGCCACCGGGGCAGGCTCGCGCCCGAACTGGCTATCCTCGCCGAGGAGGCAGACGCCGATGCAGCGCCTGTCATCGCCCAGTTAGCGGCGCGGCGAGAGCGCCATCAACTGCGGCTGTTGGAGGCTTTTCATGACTGCCGCGTCTCCGATTACCACCTGGGTGTGACCACCGGCTACGGTTACGGTGACAGCGCCCGTGAGACTCTGGACCAACTGATGGCCGCCGTGCTGTCGGCGGAAAGCGCCCTCGTGCGTGAGCAGTTCGTATCTGGGACCCATGCCATCGCTACAGCACTATTCGGTGTCCTTCGGCCAGGCGATGAACTCCTGTCGGCAACGGGAACGCCCTATGACACCCTCTGGGAAGTCATCGGGCTTGGGGAAGAACCAGCCGAGGGAAGCCTGCGCGAGTTTGGCGTTTCCTACGAACAGGTGGAACTGACCGCCGACGGGGGTATCGACCTGCCCGCCCTCCTCCAAGGGCTGCGTCCGGCGACAAAGTTAGTCCTCTTCCAACGCTCGCGCGGCTACAGCCTGCGTCCATCGCTGACATCGAAGGCGATCGGGGAGGCCTGCGCGGCCATTCACCGGGTGCGGCCCGATGTGATCTGCTTTGTTGACAACTGCTACGGCGAACTGGTCGAAGCGGAGGAACCGACCGCCCTGGGCGCCGATTTGATGGCCGGATCGCTGATCAAAAACCTGGGCGGCGGTCTGGCCCCCACAGGCGGCTACATCGCCGGGCGGGAGGACTTGGTGCGCCGGGCGGCAACGCGGTTGACGGCCCCGGGCATCGGCGCCCATGTGGGGAGCAGTCCCGGCGGCCGCCGACTCTACTTCCAGGGACTGTTCCTGGCGCCCCAGGTGGTCTTCGAAGCGCTGGCGGGCGCCGTCTTCGCCGCCCGGCTCTTTGAACGCCTCGGCTTTGCTGTCACGCCGCGCTATGACGCACAGCGAAGCGACATCATCCAGGCCATCACCCTCGGCAGCGCCGAACGGGTGGTCGCCTTCTGCCAGGGTCTGCAAAAGGCCTGCCCTGTCGACGGCCATGTGATCCCCCAACCGGCGCCGATGCCTGGTTACGCCGATCCCGTGATCATGGCCGGTGGAACCTTCATCCAGGGGGCGACGAGCGAACTGAGCGTCGACGCCCCAATGCGCGATCCTTATGCCGTGTATTTTCAAGGAGGCCTCTCACAGACCTTCGTCCGCATCGGCGCCCTCTCTGCCGCCCAGACCTTGCTCGAACGGGGACTTCTGCCCTGATGAGTGGTGAAGAACGCCGATCCCGTGCAGGAGCTTGTCAAACAATGTGGAAATACTAAAGCTATTGACATTGCGATGACACAGGGGAGAGTCGGAGTTTGTACGATTATTGGTTGATCGGCGCAATCGTTGTCATGTTCATCGGCGTCCTCGGCACCTTTTTGCCGGTAATTCCCGGCATCTCTTTGATCTTTCTGGCAATGGTCGGCTACGGCTTTGCCGAAGGGTTTCAGAAGATGACGCCGCTCTTTTTAGGGCTGAACCTGATCGCGGTGTTGCTGTCGAGCGGACTCGATTACCTGGGAACAGCCTGGGGGGCTCGCCGTTTTGGCGCTTCCTCCTCCGGGACCTGGGGCGCTGTCGCCGGCGGGCTGCTGGGGCTCCCGTTGGGACCCTTCGGTGCGGTGGCCGGCGCGTTCATTGGCGCCGTCGCCGGCGAACTTTGGCATGGCCGTTCCATTGAAACTGCGTTGGAAGCGGGCGTCGGAACGGTGCTTGGGTTGGCTGGCGCTTCGGCCCTGCGCTTTCTGCTGGCGATGGCGATGATCATCGCCTTCATCTGGCGGGTATGGTAAGCGCCTGCGATACTGCCGACATAGGATATTCACTGAATGGAACGCAAAAGGGTGGGCCGGCCCATCCTTTTTCTTGGAAAGGGGGACCTGGCGATGAAACAAACCATCGCCGTGATCTGTGGCGGTCGTTCGGGGGAACATGAGGTTTCCTTGACATCGGCCCAATCCATCGTCAACGCCTTGGACCGTTCCCGTTTCAATGTATTGACCATCGGCATCGACCGCCGGGGCGCTTGGTGGTTGGGGCCCGAAGTGATCGAAAAACTGCGTAAAGGCCAACAACCGTATGGTCGGCGGGTCTATTTTCTTCCCGACCCGACTTGCCCCGGCCTCGTCGAGGAAAACATCGCCGGCGGGCAGCAGCCTATTCCTATCGATGTCTTCTTCCCGGTCTTGCATGGTCCGAACGGGGAGGACGGGACGATTCAGGGACTCTTTGAGACGGCCAACGTCCCCTATGTGGGCTGCGGCGTCCTGGCATCGGCTTGTGGCATGGATAAGGCGATCATGAAGGCGCTCTTTGCCCAGAGCGGCTTGCGCCAACTGCCCTATCTGGTGGTGCTACGCAGCCGCTGGGAGTCGGCGCGAGACCAGGTCATCGGCGATGTGGAAAGCCGTCTCGGCTACCCCTGCTTCGTCAAACCGGCCAACATGGGCTCCAGTGTGGGCATCTCCAAGGCGGCAAACCGGGCGGAACTGGTCGCCGCTTTTGACGACGCCGTCCGTTACGATCGCAAACTTGTTGTAGAAAAAGGGATCAACGTCCGTGAGATCGAGGTCAGCGTGCTGGGGAACGATGAGGTGGCGGCGTCTGTGCCCGGCGAGATTGTGCCGGCCCACGAGTTTTACGACTATGACGCCAAATACGCCGCCGCCGATTCGCGCCTGCTCATCCCGGCGCCCCTCGCAGCGGACGACGTGGCGACTTTTCAAGAGATGGCTATCCGCGCCTTCCGCGCCGTCGACGGTTCCGGTCTTTCACGCGTTGACTTCCTGTTTGACAAGGACAGCGGGGAAGTGTACATCAACGAGATCAATACCCTGCCCGGCTTTACCTCGATCAGCATGTACCCGAAACTCTGGGAGGCGACAGGCATTCCTTATGAGGAACTGCTCAGCCGGATTGTCGATCTGGGCCTCGCCCGTCACCGAGAAAAACAGCGAAACGCCACGGAACGGTTACCTCGTCTGTGACGGAACGGAATCCCCGTATGCACCGAATGGCCGTACCTGTGTAAGAACCGTTGCGCGCCGTCTACATCTGGGATCATGAAAAGAGACGCCCTCCAAGTACCGGAGAGGCGTCTTCTTATATGTTCGTTTCAGTTCATTCGTTTCTTGCGCCGGGAACGATAATATCTGGTTGTCAAGATGATGTATCTCGTCTGCTGATGATTTGCTTCGTTTGCTGCAAAAGTTTAAAACTTCCGGAATAAGGCGATAACCTTGCCGAGGATGTGGACCTCCTTGATCAGGATGGGGTCCATATAGTCGTTTTCAGGCTGCAGCCGGTAGTAATCCGTTTCCTTGAAAAACCGTTTGATTGTCGCTTCGTCGCCGAGCAAGGCCACGACGATGTCGCCGTTGTCTGCCGTTTGCTGGATGCGGACGATCACCAGGTCTCCGTCATGTATGCCGGCGTTGATCATGCTTTCACCCCGGACGGTCAGGATAAAGACCTGATCGGTACGGATGAAATCGAGTGGAAGGGGGAAGGTGTTTTCGATGTTCTCCGTGGCGAGGATAGGGCGACCCGCGTTGATTCGTCCGAGGATGGGGATGTCGATGAGCGGACGGGTCCCCCCGTTTTCATCGTCAGGCGCTAGCACTTCGAGAGCCCGAGGCTTGGCGGGGTCTCGACGGATGAAACCCGCTTTTTCCAAGCGGCTAAGGTGACCATGAACGGTGGAACTGGAGGTCAGGCCGACGGCGTCGCCGATCTCCCGGACAGAGGGCGGATAGCCGCGGCGGCGGATTTCCGTACGGATGTAGTTCAGAATCAACTTTTGTCGTTCGCTCAGCTCGAACATCAAGGGCCCTCCCGGATACGTCCGTTTTTCCGCCAATAATTATAACATAATCTGACCTATCAAACATCAATTCACGGAAAAACCATCTTTCTTTGGAAAACGGGT
This region includes:
- the hflX gene encoding GTPase HflX; translation: MARSRLERLTGLLEQQMDADLLLDPEVGKELVLFTSLTGREVALFVDRRGRVVDLVVGDAHTVVMMDHDIRRGTRRLAGVRCIHTHPGNSPHLSDVDLSALRQLRLDCMAVIAAAEPHRGSAAYLSPDGESAIETVGPLRYEKLCAFPWRETVRLYEKSASSVETTATGAEKERAFLIGLEETAAGEEPPLEELAQLAETAGAVVVGRMTQRMERPDRATYLGSGKIRELTLALQVTRADLLIVDEELLPAQQRRLESLTGIRVVDRTAVILDIFASRARTREGKLQVELAQLQYLLPRLTGQGQALSRLGGGIGTRGPGETKLETDRRHLRRRMSELEGELNHVRHHRERLRHSRQRSDLPLISMVGYTNAGKSTLSSLLVARFAPLGGPSPAGEDKLFATLDPTTRRIRLPGEQDVLISDTVGFIRKLPHSLVRAFRATLEEIVAADLLLHVVDASHPAAVEQMRTVEAVLAEIGAGEKPVLTVLNKIDRLQPGGMDALLRPPDPWVALSAHTGEGVDGLLEKIARLLPDDRVTVDVLIPYDQGKQIDHLYRIGVVRELTYEAEGVRIRADVPKVYAGALLGRQMTVPEET
- a CDS encoding methionine gamma-lyase family protein produces the protein MEATKKQEDCANPVCADNGLIASLCHRGRLAPELAILAEEADADAAPVIAQLAARRERHQLRLLEAFHDCRVSDYHLGVTTGYGYGDSARETLDQLMAAVLSAESALVREQFVSGTHAIATALFGVLRPGDELLSATGTPYDTLWEVIGLGEEPAEGSLREFGVSYEQVELTADGGIDLPALLQGLRPATKLVLFQRSRGYSLRPSLTSKAIGEACAAIHRVRPDVICFVDNCYGELVEAEEPTALGADLMAGSLIKNLGGGLAPTGGYIAGREDLVRRAATRLTAPGIGAHVGSSPGGRRLYFQGLFLAPQVVFEALAGAVFAARLFERLGFAVTPRYDAQRSDIIQAITLGSAERVVAFCQGLQKACPVDGHVIPQPAPMPGYADPVIMAGGTFIQGATSELSVDAPMRDPYAVYFQGGLSQTFVRIGALSAAQTLLERGLLP
- a CDS encoding DUF456 domain-containing protein, with protein sequence MYDYWLIGAIVVMFIGVLGTFLPVIPGISLIFLAMVGYGFAEGFQKMTPLFLGLNLIAVLLSSGLDYLGTAWGARRFGASSSGTWGAVAGGLLGLPLGPFGAVAGAFIGAVAGELWHGRSIETALEAGVGTVLGLAGASALRFLLAMAMIIAFIWRVW
- a CDS encoding D-alanine--D-alanine ligase; the encoded protein is MKQTIAVICGGRSGEHEVSLTSAQSIVNALDRSRFNVLTIGIDRRGAWWLGPEVIEKLRKGQQPYGRRVYFLPDPTCPGLVEENIAGGQQPIPIDVFFPVLHGPNGEDGTIQGLFETANVPYVGCGVLASACGMDKAIMKALFAQSGLRQLPYLVVLRSRWESARDQVIGDVESRLGYPCFVKPANMGSSVGISKAANRAELVAAFDDAVRYDRKLVVEKGINVREIEVSVLGNDEVAASVPGEIVPAHEFYDYDAKYAAADSRLLIPAPLAADDVATFQEMAIRAFRAVDGSGLSRVDFLFDKDSGEVYINEINTLPGFTSISMYPKLWEATGIPYEELLSRIVDLGLARHREKQRNATERLPRL
- the lexA gene encoding transcriptional repressor LexA, coding for MFELSERQKLILNYIRTEIRRRGYPPSVREIGDAVGLTSSSTVHGHLSRLEKAGFIRRDPAKPRALEVLAPDDENGGTRPLIDIPILGRINAGRPILATENIENTFPLPLDFIRTDQVFILTVRGESMINAGIHDGDLVIVRIQQTADNGDIVVALLGDEATIKRFFKETDYYRLQPENDYMDPILIKEVHILGKVIALFRKF